Proteins found in one Mytilus edulis chromosome 2, xbMytEdul2.2, whole genome shotgun sequence genomic segment:
- the LOC139513349 gene encoding uncharacterized protein, whose translation MFRTPNMYHEPSSLSQCHRWGMFRTPNMYHKPRSLSECHSWRMFRIPNMYHEPRSLSQCHRWRMFRTPNMYHEPSSLSQCHRWRMFRTPNMYHEPRSLSECHRWRMFRTPNMYHEPRSLSQCHCWRMFRTPNMYHEPSSLSQCHRWRMFRTPNMYHEPRSLSECHRCRMFRTPNMYHEPRSLSQCHCWRMFRTPNMYHEPSSLSQCHRWRMFRTPNMYHEPRSLSECHRWRMFRTPNMYHEPRSLSQCHCWRMFRTPNMYHEPSSLSQCHRWRMFRTPNMYHEPRSLSECHRWRMFRTPNMYNEPSSLLFCVNHEHYPFIFFKRTVY comes from the coding sequence ATGTTTCGTACTCCCAATATGTATCACGAACCTAGTAGTCTTAGTCAATGCCACCGCTGGGGAATGTTTCGTACTCCCAATATGTATCACAAACCTAGAAGTCTTAGTGAATGCCACTCCTGGAGAATGTTTCGTATTCCCAATATGTATCACGAACCTAGAAGTCTTAGTCAATGCCACCGCTGGAGAATGTTTCGTACTCCCAATATGTATCACGAACCTAGTAGTCTTAGTCAATGCCACCGCTGGAGAATGTTTCGTACTCCCAATATGTATCACGAACCTAGAAGTCTTAGTGAATGCCACCGCTGGAGAATGTTTCGTACTCCCAATATGTATCACGAACCTAGAAGTCTtagtcaatgccactgctggagAATGTTTCGTACTCCCAATATGTATCACGAACCTAGTAGTCTTAGTCAATGCCACCGCTGGAGAATGTTTCGTACTCCCAATATGTATCACGAACCTAGAAGTCTTAGTGAATGCCACCGCTGCAGAATGTTTCGTACTCCCAATATGTATCACGAACCTAGAAGTCTtagtcaatgccactgctggagAATGTTTCGTACTCCCAATATGTATCACGAACCTAGTAGTCTTAGTCAATGCCACCGCTGGAGAATGTTTCGTACTCCCAATATGTATCACGAACCTAGAAGTCTTAGTGAATGCCACCGCTGGAGAATGTTTCGTACTCCCAATATGTATCACGAACCTAGAAGTCTtagtcaatgccactgctggagAATGTTTCGTACTCCCAATATGTATCACGAACCTAGTAGTCTTAGTCAATGCCACCGCTGGAGAATGTTTCGTACTCCCAATATGTATCACGAACCTAGAAGTCTTAGTGAATGCCACCGCTGGAGAATGTTTCGTACTCCCAATATGTATAACGAACCTAGTA